Within Metabacillus schmidteae, the genomic segment CAGTACTGGAAAGACCCTCAGGAAAATTACTAATTAAAACAGCAATAACCATTAAGTAGCTAACCGTTCCTTGTTCTAGTAAACTCACTCCAATAATGATCGACTCAGGAACAGCGTCAATGATTGTTCCAATAAAGATTGATAAACCGGAATGATTTTCAGAGCTTTTTTTTGAGCGCTTTCGCTCACTTCCACCTTTTTTTGAAATAATGGCTTCAGAAAAGGTGAAAACTAAAGCTCCTGAAAGAAATCCAAGGGATGTTGCCCATAAACCGCCTTCATTAACTGCTTCTGCAAGTAATTCAAATGCGGCAGCTCCTATTAAAACACCGGTTCCAAATGACATGATTAGTCCTGTTATCTTCTTAGGAAGATTTGTGAAAATCCCTACCAACGCTCCTAAGAGGATAGGTGATCCGGCAAAAGCTCCCCAAAACGCTGCCTGAAGCAAGATAGCTCATCTCCTGTAAATAGTTATATTGCTATTTTTCCCTTAATTAGTGAGATAAAACGGAAAAGTTGATAGGTAAAAAGTTGGAGTGGAAAAATAATAAGGCGGCCAACAGTGTTGGCCGCCAGTATCTTATTCAGAACCTAATTTGTTTTCGATATCATCTAATAGTAAGTTAGCTGCAATTACGCCACCGGCGGTATTCCAGATCGCATCATCAACTTTATATGCTTTATTAGCTTTTACTACCTCCAGGTTTTTCCAGAGAGGATCGTTTGTCCAATCTTCTTCAGTTTTAGTTGCTTCTGTATCACCCGGTGGTGCGTATGTGAAGTAAAATAAAATATCAGCATCTAATTGCGGAATGATTTCTTTTCCAACTTCACGTACGAATAAATCATCCGGGTTATCTTTAAATAACTCTTGAACGGAATTGGAATGTTTTAACCCCAGCTTGTCAAAAATGACACCAGAGAATGTATCAGTATAATAAACTCTTGTCAAACCTGCCATAAAACGTACAACAGAAACTTCCTGATTAGCTTTATCGCCAAGTGAATCCTTCAATGATGTAATACGTGATTCAAAATCAGCAATGACCTTTTTGCCCTCTTCTTCACGATTTAATGCTTTTGCATATAAATTAAAGTTTTCCTGCCAGTCACCTCTTAATGTCTCAGAGAAAACGGTCGGTGCAATCGCCTTTAATTGTTCATAGACCTTTTCTTGTCGCATTTTGTTTCCAATAATTAAGTCTGGTTTTAGTGCAGCAATGGCTTCTACATTTACTTCACTCTCAGTACCAACGACTTGAACATCTGTCATTTCTTCAGAGATATGATCATACCATGGCTCTCCAAGCCATGATTGAACAGCTCCAACCGGTGTTACTCCCATTGCAAGCAGAGCTTCAGTTCCTTCATTTGTTAAAATAACAACTTTTTCTGGAGTTCCAGTAATTTCAGTTGTTCCCATAGCATGTTCAACTGTATATGTTTCTTCTGATGGTGTATCATTTTTTTCTTTCGCACCTTCAGATTCAGTTGTTTCTTCATTTGTATTCCCACATGCCCCAAGAATAAGAATTGTAATGCTTAGTAAAAATAATGATAACCAAGACTTTCTGTAAGTACTGCTCATGTTATGTCCTCCATTAATGATAATGATTTTCATTTATAAGAGAATGATAAGATGTTGTCGAAATATTGTCAACACTTAAATGAAAATGATTTTCAAGATCAATCAAATTTGATAAGATGAAGTTGAAGTAAGGAAAGTCGCAGGGAGAAAATATGATATTAAAAACAAATTATCAAAAATCAATTGGTCTTATTCTAGGGTTTATATTACTTTTACTATTATTTTGTGGGAGCCTTGTCTTTGGTTACGCAAATACAAACTTAAAAACTGTGTATGACGCATTTATGAGTTTTAATGGTTCAAATGAACATATTATTGTCTACGAGGTCAGGTTACCAAGAGCATTAATTGGTGCTACTGTTGGGGCAAGTTTGGCTTTGGCTGGGGCAATTATGCAGGCATTGACGAAGAATCCTCTCGCATCACCGAGTGTGTTTGGTATTAACGCTGGTGCTGGTTTCTTTATCGTTGTTGCTGTTACGTTTTTT encodes:
- a CDS encoding ZIP family metal transporter, translated to MLQAAFWGAFAGSPILLGALVGIFTNLPKKITGLIMSFGTGVLIGAAAFELLAEAVNEGGLWATSLGFLSGALVFTFSEAIISKKGGSERKRSKKSSENHSGLSIFIGTIIDAVPESIIIGVSLLEQGTVSYLMVIAVLISNFPEGLSSTVGLKQDGYKRKKILLMWLIVVALSSISSLLGYVVLQNAPVHIVSIISAFAAGGIFAMVSSTMMPEAFEEGGAVVGFIASLGLLASLFLANI
- a CDS encoding ABC transporter substrate-binding protein, encoding MSSTYRKSWLSLFLLSITILILGACGNTNEETTESEGAKEKNDTPSEETYTVEHAMGTTEITGTPEKVVILTNEGTEALLAMGVTPVGAVQSWLGEPWYDHISEEMTDVQVVGTESEVNVEAIAALKPDLIIGNKMRQEKVYEQLKAIAPTVFSETLRGDWQENFNLYAKALNREEEGKKVIADFESRITSLKDSLGDKANQEVSVVRFMAGLTRVYYTDTFSGVIFDKLGLKHSNSVQELFKDNPDDLFVREVGKEIIPQLDADILFYFTYAPPGDTEATKTEEDWTNDPLWKNLEVVKANKAYKVDDAIWNTAGGVIAANLLLDDIENKLGSE